The genomic window GGTATTGGAAGTAATGAAGTCAGCAGGTAAACCTGTAAGTGCCGGAGAGGTAGAAAAATTATCAGGTCTGGAACGCAAAGATATTGATAATGCATTTAAAGAATTGAAGAAAGAAAATGCTATTGTTTCTCCGGTTCGTTGTAAATGGGAACCGGCAAAATGAAAAGTAAAATTGC from Phosphitispora fastidiosa includes these protein-coding regions:
- a CDS encoding transcriptional regulator — encoded protein: MSVKEKVLEVMKSAGKPVSAGEVEKLSGLERKDIDNAFKELKKENAIVSPVRCKWEPAK